One segment of Asaia bogorensis NBRC 16594 DNA contains the following:
- the rpmF gene encoding 50S ribosomal protein L32, whose amino-acid sequence MAVPKRKTTPSRMGMRRSHHALTVQAHAECSNCGELKRPHHVCAHCGHYDGREVVASGKTLKTTVRV is encoded by the coding sequence ATGGCCGTCCCCAAAAGAAAGACCACGCCGTCCCGCATGGGCATGCGTCGCAGCCATCACGCCCTGACCGTTCAGGCTCACGCCGAATGCAGCAACTGTGGTGAACTGAAGCGCCCGCATCACGTGTGCGCCCATTGCGGTCATTATGACGGTCGTGAAGTCGTGGCTTCCGGCAAGACGCTGAAGACGACCGTTCGCGTTTGA
- the plsX gene encoding phosphate acyltransferase PlsX, with translation MTDLDAPASQAAPYSLAIDAMGGDHAPEIVLAGLDRAADRHPTAKILLVGDEAILRPQLARYAKAQRICEIRHAPSSISMEMKPTAALRLRDSSLRMAIDAVASGEAGGVVSAGNSGAMLALAKIVLKTLPGITRPAMAAVNPSARGDVVMLDLGANIACDTRNLVEFAVMGEAFAKAVLGLPAPSIGLLNVGAEELKGDERLRAAADILRESPLAAQFHGFVEGHDITAGTTDVVVTDGFSGNIALKTGEGALKLVSMLLQRVFKTSLLTRIGYLLVRPGLERMKEWIDPRRYNGAVFVGLNGIVVKSHGGADAEGFAAAIDVAMDAVTHSINEKIRERLRQVEALMAANVETELATSPSAA, from the coding sequence ATGACTGACCTAGATGCGCCGGCCAGCCAGGCTGCGCCTTATAGTTTGGCCATTGATGCGATGGGTGGGGATCATGCCCCAGAAATCGTTCTGGCTGGTTTGGATCGCGCTGCCGATCGACATCCCACAGCAAAAATTCTGCTTGTTGGTGACGAGGCTATCTTGCGCCCTCAGCTGGCGCGCTACGCCAAGGCGCAGCGCATCTGCGAGATCCGCCACGCGCCTTCTTCCATCTCGATGGAAATGAAGCCCACAGCGGCTTTGCGCCTGCGTGACTCGTCGTTGCGTATGGCGATCGACGCCGTAGCATCGGGCGAGGCAGGTGGTGTTGTGTCGGCTGGCAATAGCGGCGCTATGCTGGCTCTTGCCAAGATTGTTCTCAAAACCCTCCCCGGTATCACGCGGCCTGCCATGGCAGCAGTCAACCCGTCTGCCCGCGGCGACGTGGTGATGCTGGACCTTGGCGCCAATATTGCCTGTGATACGCGCAATCTGGTCGAGTTTGCCGTGATGGGCGAGGCCTTCGCCAAGGCGGTTCTGGGTTTGCCCGCACCGAGTATCGGTCTGCTGAATGTCGGTGCCGAGGAACTCAAGGGTGACGAGCGTCTGCGTGCCGCGGCCGATATTCTGCGCGAATCGCCGCTTGCGGCCCAGTTTCACGGGTTTGTCGAAGGTCACGACATCACCGCGGGGACGACCGACGTGGTCGTGACCGACGGGTTTTCCGGCAATATTGCGCTCAAGACAGGCGAGGGCGCGCTCAAACTTGTCTCGATGCTGCTGCAGCGCGTTTTCAAGACCAGCCTGCTGACCCGTATCGGTTACCTTCTTGTGCGTCCCGGGCTGGAGCGCATGAAGGAATGGATCGATCCGCGACGGTATAACGGCGCGGTATTTGTCGGCCTCAACGGTATCGTCGTGAAGTCGCATGGCGGCGCCGATGCCGAAGGATTCGCGGCAGCCATTGATGTTGCGATGGATGCCGTAACCCACTCCATTAACGAGAAGATCCGCGAGCGTCTGCGCCAGGTCGAAGCCCTTATGGCGGCGAATGTCGAGACCGAACTCGCCACCTCTCCCAGCGCTGCCTGA
- a CDS encoding beta-ketoacyl-ACP synthase III: MSLRARLTGFGSYLPKQVVTNADLAERIETSDEWIRTRTGIAQRHIASGDENAVSMAVAAARAAIDYAGGDSTDIGAVIVATATPDQTFPATAVRVQAELGLSSGFAFDLTAACSGFVYALATAEAFIRSGQVRKALVIGSEVYSRILDWEDRTTCVLFGDGAGAVLLEATEEDGVGILSTHLHSDGAHGDILFVDGPSTPSPVLHMQGREVFRHAVAKLSSVVDEALALHGLSGQDIAWLVPHQANLRIIEGMAKKLALPLERVVVTVDRHANTSAASIPLALDEAMRDGRIRKGDLVLLEALGGGLTWGSALLRM; this comes from the coding sequence ATGTCCCTGCGCGCGCGACTGACCGGGTTTGGCAGCTATCTGCCGAAGCAGGTTGTCACCAATGCCGATCTTGCCGAGCGTATCGAGACCTCTGACGAATGGATCCGCACGCGCACCGGTATCGCCCAGCGCCATATCGCCAGCGGGGATGAAAATGCCGTCAGCATGGCCGTGGCAGCAGCACGGGCCGCCATCGATTATGCTGGCGGCGATTCGACCGATATCGGCGCGGTGATTGTGGCTACAGCGACGCCGGATCAGACCTTTCCCGCGACAGCAGTGCGTGTGCAGGCCGAACTGGGGCTGAGTAGCGGTTTCGCATTCGACCTGACGGCTGCCTGCTCGGGTTTTGTCTATGCGCTGGCGACGGCAGAGGCGTTTATTCGCAGCGGTCAGGTCCGCAAGGCGCTTGTCATTGGTTCGGAAGTCTATTCGCGGATTCTCGACTGGGAAGATCGCACGACCTGTGTGCTGTTTGGTGATGGTGCAGGCGCAGTCCTTCTGGAAGCGACCGAAGAAGACGGCGTTGGTATCCTCTCGACCCATCTGCACAGTGATGGCGCCCATGGCGATATCCTTTTCGTCGATGGTCCCTCCACACCGTCGCCTGTTCTGCATATGCAGGGCCGTGAAGTTTTCCGTCATGCGGTCGCCAAGCTCTCTTCGGTGGTGGATGAAGCCCTTGCCCTTCATGGGCTGAGCGGGCAGGACATTGCGTGGCTGGTGCCTCATCAGGCCAATCTGCGCATCATCGAGGGCATGGCCAAGAAGCTTGCCCTCCCGCTTGAACGTGTGGTCGTGACGGTTGACCGCCATGCCAACACGTCAGCGGCTTCCATTCCGCTAGCGCTGGATGAAGCCATGCGTGACGGGCGTATCCGCAAGGGTGATCTCGTACTGCTTGAGGCACTTGGCGGCGGTCTGACCTGGGGATCAGCGCTTCTGCGCATGTAA
- a CDS encoding integration host factor subunit alpha: MTTVTRAQIAEHIYSEVGLSRHESADLLESVLELIAARLEKGETVKLSGFGTFSVRQKGRRVGRNPKTGIEVPILPRSVLVFRPSQILRAVVNGESTEGLVSESDDS, translated from the coding sequence ATGACAACGGTGACACGCGCGCAAATCGCAGAGCATATCTACAGTGAGGTTGGACTGTCCCGGCACGAGTCCGCCGATCTGCTCGAGAGCGTTCTCGAACTGATCGCTGCGCGCCTCGAGAAGGGGGAGACGGTCAAGCTGAGTGGATTCGGAACCTTCTCCGTTCGCCAGAAAGGCCGACGTGTCGGCCGTAATCCAAAGACCGGCATCGAAGTGCCTATTCTACCGCGCTCGGTGCTGGTGTTTCGGCCCAGCCAGATCCTGCGCGCCGTTGTGAATGGCGAATCGACCGAAGGGCTGGTCAGCGAAAGCGATGATTCATGA
- a CDS encoding MerR family transcriptional regulator translates to MTTSFPVASVLGGPEERTDFDRLVKGPNAYRTISEVADELHVPQHVLRFWETRFPEVKPLKRGGGRRYYSPSDIEILRHITDLLYVQGYTIKGVQRVLKEQLAGVDTVLAPALVAGSGTEPGAAATSDEAARSSFEIPAFQAPEPEPEPEPAHLAHHPEGDAVMDVGHAMPEESEDLDGPEAAQGPADAHSSDSECDAGAEDLRDSLSEPVESHEPIILDPGEETSGLPVVAASEIASAAPDPVVTQPAASSDMDGALVTILQDELEGLRKEQGRWKQERRALRLALEDVLGELDSLREMLPTA, encoded by the coding sequence ATGACGACGAGTTTTCCTGTGGCGTCCGTATTGGGCGGCCCGGAAGAGCGGACAGATTTTGACCGTCTGGTAAAAGGCCCGAATGCCTATCGCACAATCAGCGAAGTGGCAGACGAGCTTCATGTGCCGCAGCACGTGCTGCGTTTCTGGGAGACGCGTTTCCCCGAGGTCAAGCCGCTCAAGCGTGGCGGCGGGCGACGCTATTACAGCCCGTCTGATATCGAGATCCTGCGCCATATCACCGATCTGCTCTATGTCCAGGGCTATACGATCAAAGGCGTACAGCGCGTGCTCAAGGAGCAGCTTGCGGGGGTTGATACAGTCCTTGCCCCGGCCCTGGTGGCGGGATCTGGCACGGAACCCGGTGCCGCTGCGACCTCTGATGAAGCGGCCCGTAGCTCATTTGAGATACCGGCATTCCAGGCTCCTGAGCCTGAGCCTGAGCCTGAGCCGGCGCATCTGGCGCATCATCCCGAGGGTGATGCCGTAATGGATGTGGGGCATGCGATGCCAGAGGAGTCGGAGGATCTTGATGGGCCGGAGGCTGCACAGGGTCCAGCCGATGCCCATAGTTCCGATTCTGAGTGCGACGCAGGCGCTGAGGACCTTCGCGATAGCCTCTCTGAGCCTGTCGAGAGCCACGAGCCGATAATCCTTGATCCGGGCGAGGAAACCAGCGGTCTTCCGGTTGTGGCCGCATCAGAGATAGCTTCTGCCGCGCCGGATCCTGTCGTGACGCAGCCCGCTGCTTCGTCGGATATGGATGGGGCGCTCGTTACAATTCTTCAGGATGAGCTTGAGGGGCTGCGCAAGGAGCAGGGGCGCTGGAAGCAGGAGCGGCGCGCCCTGCGTCTGGCGTTGGAAGACGTGCTGGGCGAGCTCGACAGCCTGCGCGAGATGCTGCCCACCGCATGA
- a CDS encoding AI-2E family transporter, producing the protein MTDQNAMPPNSPTGDRNKGQDCAAEDDLPEEAVTGSPVGRGQRRSRGLLGFFFIALALFTLKNFLPALLWGCVFAIASWPLYKRTEARFGRTEWLPMLFTAAIALIFLIPLSLVGYKAAEEAQSALHWIDEVRHTGIPMPEWLNDLPFERAQVARWWQNNLVNPEHLNRLFHSVDANHGMAVTRQVTTQVAKRATLFLFSILTLFFLLRDGADIIHRVLVVSNRTFGQRGEKLARQMISSVHGTVAGLVLVGLGEGLVMGVAYVLTDTPQPLLFALLTGVAAMIPFLGLPTVVLAALLIIIQGKMIAGLVIVALGAIVIFVADHFIRPALIGGSTQMPFLWVLLGILGGVETWGLLGLFLGPAIMAAVHLLWRIWSSDSEVVLKDEAY; encoded by the coding sequence ATGACCGACCAGAACGCCATGCCACCAAACAGCCCGACCGGCGACAGAAACAAGGGTCAGGACTGTGCGGCAGAGGACGATCTTCCGGAAGAGGCTGTAACAGGGTCACCGGTTGGCCGGGGACAAAGACGCTCACGCGGCCTCCTCGGGTTTTTCTTCATTGCGCTCGCGCTATTCACGCTCAAGAACTTCCTGCCGGCGCTGCTCTGGGGGTGCGTGTTCGCCATTGCGTCTTGGCCGCTCTACAAGCGTACCGAGGCTCGGTTCGGCCGTACCGAATGGCTTCCGATGCTTTTCACGGCGGCAATCGCGCTCATCTTCCTGATCCCGCTCAGTCTGGTGGGTTACAAGGCAGCCGAAGAAGCGCAGAGCGCCCTCCACTGGATCGATGAGGTCCGCCATACAGGCATTCCCATGCCGGAATGGCTGAACGATCTGCCGTTCGAGCGGGCACAGGTTGCGCGATGGTGGCAGAATAATCTGGTCAATCCCGAGCATCTGAACAGATTGTTCCATTCGGTCGATGCCAATCACGGTATGGCCGTGACGCGTCAGGTTACGACGCAGGTGGCCAAGAGAGCCACGCTGTTCCTGTTCTCCATCCTGACCCTGTTCTTCCTGCTACGAGACGGCGCCGATATCATCCATCGCGTTCTGGTGGTTTCCAACCGCACATTCGGCCAGCGCGGCGAGAAACTCGCCCGTCAGATGATCTCGTCTGTGCACGGCACAGTCGCAGGGCTGGTTCTGGTTGGGCTTGGTGAGGGGCTGGTGATGGGCGTCGCCTATGTGCTGACCGATACGCCACAACCCTTGCTCTTCGCACTGCTGACCGGGGTTGCCGCCATGATCCCCTTCCTCGGCCTGCCTACAGTCGTGCTGGCAGCACTCCTGATCATCATTCAAGGCAAGATGATTGCAGGGCTCGTGATTGTCGCGCTGGGCGCCATTGTCATCTTTGTCGCCGACCACTTCATCCGCCCTGCCCTGATTGGCGGCAGCACGCAAATGCCATTCCTCTGGGTGCTTTTGGGTATCCTCGGCGGTGTGGAAACCTGGGGCCTGCTGGGCCTGTTCCTTGGCCCTGCGATCATGGCGGCCGTTCACCTACTCTGGCGAATCTGGAGTTCCGACTCTGAAGTCGTCCTTAAAGACGAGGCGTATTGA
- a CDS encoding DUF3574 domain-containing protein, with protein MSGWAGRVSRLALLVFFIGLTGCSSPSPGKPAMPISACMAQNILSNSHEMLSITLAFGLTEPGGRAITASEWSDFLAREVTPRFPAGLSVVEAQGQWQDGPGGSVTHEPARLIWILTPRAATLAPALAAIRDAYRKRFNQQSVGAFIHSGCASF; from the coding sequence GTGTCGGGATGGGCTGGTCGTGTCAGCCGCTTGGCGCTGCTGGTTTTTTTTATTGGGCTTACCGGATGCAGCTCGCCCTCACCCGGCAAGCCAGCCATGCCGATCTCCGCCTGCATGGCCCAGAACATCCTGAGCAACAGCCACGAAATGCTCTCCATAACGCTGGCTTTCGGCCTCACCGAGCCGGGCGGTCGGGCCATTACCGCATCTGAATGGTCTGATTTCCTGGCAAGGGAAGTCACGCCCCGTTTTCCTGCGGGGCTCTCCGTTGTCGAGGCACAAGGGCAGTGGCAAGACGGGCCTGGAGGCAGCGTGACACATGAGCCAGCCCGGCTGATATGGATCCTCACACCAAGAGCAGCAACGCTTGCCCCTGCTCTTGCCGCTATTCGTGACGCCTACAGGAAACGGTTCAACCAGCAATCGGTCGGCGCGTTCATCCACTCGGGCTGTGCCTCTTTCTGA
- a CDS encoding NUDIX hydrolase, which produces MTSDSLAPFLDHIKSCQTAILPGGRRPVLAGDRRFGLADPKVFEALAALGYASDDRGYEVFRVPDGAALQPLGVELADRGLYRPHHELFDVFDEGGEVIGQIDRGALPLLGCTAAGVHLNGLVKKADGLYLWMGHRAQNKRLDPGKLDHLAAGGICTGLTPLEALIKEAGEEAAIPPELAAKAHPVATLRYAMARPEGLRQDTLFCYDLTLPEDFIPQPVDGEVAFFELMPIDTVFRLVRDTHDIKFNVNLVLIDLFIRRGLFSEADSAFLRRALDQR; this is translated from the coding sequence ATGACTTCAGACAGCCTCGCCCCGTTTCTCGACCACATCAAAAGCTGCCAGACCGCCATTCTGCCCGGCGGGCGGCGGCCTGTCCTGGCCGGCGACAGGCGCTTCGGTCTTGCCGATCCGAAGGTTTTCGAGGCCCTCGCGGCCCTTGGCTATGCCTCCGACGATAGGGGGTATGAGGTCTTTCGTGTGCCCGATGGCGCCGCCCTCCAGCCTCTAGGGGTCGAATTGGCTGATAGGGGGCTTTACAGACCTCATCACGAGCTCTTTGACGTGTTCGACGAGGGCGGCGAGGTCATTGGCCAGATCGATCGCGGGGCCCTGCCCCTCCTCGGCTGCACGGCGGCTGGCGTGCATCTGAACGGTCTGGTCAAGAAAGCAGACGGTCTTTATCTCTGGATGGGCCATAGAGCGCAGAACAAGCGCCTCGACCCCGGCAAGCTTGATCACCTTGCTGCGGGCGGCATCTGCACTGGCCTAACCCCGCTTGAGGCGCTCATCAAGGAAGCGGGAGAGGAAGCCGCGATACCACCCGAACTGGCAGCCAAGGCACACCCAGTAGCAACGCTGCGCTATGCTATGGCACGCCCGGAAGGACTGCGTCAGGATACGCTTTTCTGCTATGACCTCACCCTGCCTGAGGATTTCATCCCGCAGCCCGTCGATGGCGAAGTCGCCTTCTTCGAACTCATGCCCATCGACACCGTGTTTCGTCTGGTGCGCGACACCCACGACATCAAGTTCAACGTCAATCTGGTGCTGATCGACCTGTTTATCCGTCGCGGCCTGTTTTCCGAGGCTGACAGCGCATTTTTGCGCCGCGCCCTCGATCAGCGCTGA
- a CDS encoding ABCB family ABC transporter ATP-binding protein/permease — protein sequence MNLPPSRPVARPLALPLALSSLLRAWRLVLSHDIRFFRIGMGLTLALLVAERLCILGTPYMFSRLVAHYATADLRVVVPAGLILGYGGLIFFRSVFSALQELVYQPVGQRLQALTAQAAFRHLLDLPYRFHRDRQTGALTRSIERGSEAADTLLRLALFNILPAILDTGLTVAVVFHFLGGRYACVILVALLSYIILAQWFVRQRVRARRQRNEANGKAQHFLLDSLLNFEAVRHFANEPHEYARYEQARREQEKASLRMTFVAGLSSVSQNAMIALATLAIFFMAGRDLATGNLDVAAFVLIGTYLRTLYQAIISLNLVYAGWRNACVDLEHLTDLMDEAPRPALPSPEREGEARGPASLAFDSVSFDYDGREILHALSFRAGPGETIALVGPTGAGKSTIARLILGAYAPASGQILLDGQNLGSIPPVALHRMIGVVPQDTQLFNDTIGYNIAYGQLDATQAEIEEAARLAQIHDFIEGLENGYETLVGERGLKLSGGERQRIALARIILRKPRLLLLDEATSALDTGTELRLMDALRRVTSRQTTIAIAHRLSTIRHATRILVIEAGRIVEEGTHESLMARQGAYFDMVSNQSGPEA from the coding sequence ATGAACCTTCCTCCTTCCCGTCCTGTGGCCCGCCCTCTCGCCCTGCCTCTGGCCTTATCGAGCCTTTTGCGTGCCTGGCGTCTCGTTCTTTCACACGACATACGATTCTTCCGTATCGGGATGGGGCTCACTCTGGCGCTGCTGGTTGCCGAGCGTCTTTGTATTCTGGGCACGCCCTACATGTTCAGTCGTCTTGTCGCGCATTATGCGACGGCGGATCTGCGTGTGGTCGTGCCGGCCGGGCTCATACTGGGCTATGGCGGGCTAATTTTTTTCCGCAGTGTGTTTTCTGCCTTGCAGGAGCTTGTGTATCAGCCCGTTGGGCAGCGTTTGCAGGCGCTGACCGCGCAGGCGGCGTTTCGTCACCTGCTGGACTTGCCATATCGCTTCCATCGTGACCGTCAGACCGGTGCCCTGACCCGCTCGATCGAGCGGGGATCGGAGGCGGCCGATACGCTTTTGCGGCTTGCGCTGTTTAACATCCTACCGGCCATTCTCGACACCGGGCTGACAGTGGCGGTCGTCTTTCATTTTCTTGGCGGGCGCTATGCCTGCGTCATTCTTGTCGCGTTGCTCAGCTATATCATTCTGGCGCAATGGTTCGTTCGCCAGCGGGTTCGTGCCCGGCGTCAGCGTAACGAGGCCAATGGCAAGGCCCAGCATTTCCTTCTCGATTCCCTGCTGAATTTCGAGGCCGTGCGTCATTTCGCCAATGAGCCACATGAATATGCCCGATACGAGCAGGCACGGCGGGAGCAGGAGAAGGCAAGCCTGCGCATGACATTTGTCGCAGGCTTATCTTCCGTCAGTCAGAACGCCATGATTGCCCTGGCCACATTGGCGATCTTTTTCATGGCCGGGCGGGATCTGGCGACGGGCAACCTCGATGTGGCGGCTTTCGTGCTGATCGGCACTTATCTGCGTACCCTCTATCAGGCCATTATCTCGCTCAATCTCGTTTATGCGGGCTGGCGCAATGCCTGTGTTGATCTGGAGCATCTGACCGACCTCATGGACGAAGCACCGCGCCCTGCATTGCCTTCGCCGGAACGCGAAGGTGAGGCGAGGGGGCCTGCCTCACTCGCGTTCGATAGTGTCAGTTTCGACTATGACGGACGCGAGATCCTGCATGCCCTGTCGTTTCGGGCGGGGCCGGGGGAGACCATTGCCCTGGTCGGTCCGACCGGGGCTGGAAAATCGACAATTGCGCGCCTCATCCTTGGTGCCTATGCGCCAGCCAGCGGTCAGATCCTGCTTGATGGTCAGAACCTTGGCTCTATACCGCCAGTCGCCCTGCACAGGATGATCGGTGTGGTGCCTCAGGACACGCAACTCTTCAACGATACGATCGGCTACAACATTGCTTATGGCCAGCTCGATGCCACGCAGGCGGAAATCGAGGAGGCCGCGCGTTTGGCGCAGATCCATGATTTCATCGAAGGGCTTGAGAACGGGTATGAGACGCTTGTCGGTGAGCGAGGACTGAAACTCTCGGGGGGCGAGCGACAGCGTATTGCTCTGGCGCGTATCATTCTGCGCAAGCCCAGACTTCTGCTGTTGGACGAGGCAACGAGTGCGCTGGATACGGGCACCGAACTGCGGCTTATGGACGCCCTGCGCCGCGTGACGTCGCGCCAGACGACCATTGCCATCGCCCATCGTCTCTCCACCATACGCCACGCGACGCGCATACTGGTTATCGAGGCCGGCAGGATCGTCGAGGAAGGCACGCACGAGAGCTTGATGGCCCGTCAGGGGGCTTATTTCGATATGGTGTCCAACCAATCCGGGCCAGAGGCCTAG
- the rpmB gene encoding 50S ribosomal protein L28, whose product MSRRCQITGKGVLTGNNVSHANNKTRRRFLPNLQEITLLSDILGTGVRLRLSTQGIRTVEHNGGLDSFLISTPNRKLPVEAQVIKRRILRAQESKAAQTA is encoded by the coding sequence ATGTCACGCCGCTGCCAAATCACGGGCAAGGGTGTGCTGACGGGCAACAACGTCAGCCACGCCAACAACAAGACCCGTCGCCGTTTCCTGCCCAACCTGCAGGAAATCACCCTTCTGTCCGACATTCTGGGCACGGGCGTTCGTCTGCGTCTCTCCACGCAGGGCATCCGTACGGTTGAGCATAATGGCGGTCTGGACTCGTTCCTGATCAGCACGCCGAACCGCAAGCTCCCGGTCGAGGCTCAGGTCATCAAGCGCCGCATCCTGCGCGCTCAGGAAAGCAAGGCCGCTCAGACCGCCTGA
- the fusA gene encoding elongation factor G — MSESSVAEAKSALSKIRNIGITAHIDAGKTTTTERILYYTGVSHRIGEVHDGNTTTDYMAQERERGITITSAAVTCEWENHRINIIDTPGHIDFNIEVNRSLRVLDGAIFIIEGVAGVQPQSETNWRLADRYNVPRVIFINKLDRTGADFYRAFDTLKEKLDIVAIPLQLPIGIEENFVGVVDLVEMRAIIWEGGELGAKFHYAEIPDDLKEKAAEARQNLLDTALSVDEAAIEEYFEKGDVDVATLKKCIKKGAISGVFRPVLCGTAFKNKGVQPLLDAVIDYLPAPDEVEGIRIAPPEGEEVDENFLPIVPVDPDGKFAGLAFKIISDKYGTLTFVRVYRGVLKSGDTVLNTTKGHKERVGRMFQMHADKREEVKQVGAGDIAAFVGLKDTQTGDTLADAADPVVLERMQFPVPVIDISVEPKTKDGVEKMTLALQKLAAEDPSLQLKTDQETGQTILSGMGELHLDIIVDRLRREYGVEANVGAPQVAYRETISRAHTETYTHKKQSGGSGQYAEVKIEFVPVERNEGISFENKVVGGTVPKEYIPAVEKGIRMQSSTGVLAGFPTVDFKFTLLDGKYHDVDSSALAFEIAAKACFREGMKNAGPVILEPIMDVEITTPNDHVGDVVGDLNRRRGIIQSQETAGSTVMIRAQVPLKEMFGYISHLRSATKGRASFTMQFHHYDPVPRNVADEIMAKSA; from the coding sequence GTGTCCGAAAGCAGCGTCGCAGAAGCCAAATCGGCTCTCTCGAAGATCCGCAATATCGGTATCACCGCGCATATTGATGCCGGCAAGACCACGACGACCGAGCGTATTCTGTACTACACCGGCGTGTCGCATCGCATTGGTGAAGTGCATGACGGCAACACGACCACCGACTACATGGCGCAGGAACGTGAGCGTGGCATCACGATCACCTCGGCAGCCGTGACCTGCGAGTGGGAAAACCACCGCATCAACATCATCGACACCCCGGGCCACATCGACTTCAATATCGAAGTGAACCGCTCGCTGCGCGTGCTCGACGGCGCCATCTTCATCATCGAAGGCGTTGCCGGTGTTCAGCCGCAGTCGGAAACCAACTGGCGTCTTGCTGACCGCTATAACGTTCCGCGCGTCATCTTCATCAACAAGCTCGATCGTACCGGTGCCGATTTCTATCGCGCGTTCGACACGCTGAAGGAAAAGCTCGACATCGTCGCTATTCCGCTTCAGCTGCCGATCGGCATTGAAGAAAACTTTGTTGGCGTGGTCGACCTGGTCGAAATGCGCGCCATCATCTGGGAAGGCGGCGAGCTGGGCGCGAAGTTCCACTATGCCGAGATCCCCGATGACCTGAAGGAAAAGGCAGCTGAAGCCCGCCAGAACCTTCTGGACACCGCGCTGAGCGTTGATGAAGCCGCTATCGAAGAATACTTCGAGAAGGGCGATGTCGATGTCGCAACGCTGAAGAAGTGCATCAAGAAGGGCGCCATTTCCGGCGTGTTCCGTCCCGTCCTGTGCGGCACGGCCTTCAAGAACAAGGGCGTTCAGCCGCTCCTCGATGCCGTTATCGATTACCTGCCGGCTCCTGACGAAGTCGAAGGCATCCGTATCGCGCCGCCGGAAGGCGAAGAGGTTGACGAGAACTTCCTGCCGATCGTGCCGGTCGATCCCGATGGCAAGTTCGCTGGTCTTGCGTTCAAGATCATCTCGGACAAGTACGGCACCCTGACCTTCGTGCGCGTCTATCGTGGCGTTCTGAAGTCGGGCGATACCGTGCTGAACACGACCAAGGGCCACAAGGAACGCGTGGGCCGCATGTTCCAGATGCACGCTGACAAGCGTGAGGAAGTCAAGCAGGTCGGCGCTGGCGATATCGCTGCTTTCGTGGGTCTGAAGGACACCCAGACGGGTGACACCCTGGCCGACGCTGCCGATCCGGTTGTTCTGGAGCGCATGCAGTTCCCGGTTCCGGTGATCGACATCTCGGTCGAGCCGAAGACCAAGGACGGCGTTGAGAAGATGACGCTGGCCCTGCAGAAGCTGGCCGCTGAAGATCCCTCGCTGCAGCTCAAGACCGATCAGGAAACGGGTCAGACCATCCTGTCCGGCATGGGCGAGCTGCATCTGGACATCATCGTGGACCGTCTGCGTCGTGAATACGGCGTTGAAGCCAATGTCGGTGCGCCTCAGGTGGCCTATCGTGAGACGATCTCGCGTGCCCACACCGAGACCTACACCCACAAGAAGCAGTCCGGTGGTTCGGGTCAGTACGCTGAAGTCAAGATCGAGTTCGTGCCTGTCGAGCGTAACGAAGGCATCAGCTTCGAGAACAAGGTCGTTGGCGGTACGGTTCCGAAGGAATACATCCCGGCTGTCGAAAAGGGCATCCGCATGCAGTCCTCGACGGGCGTGCTTGCTGGCTTCCCGACGGTGGACTTCAAGTTCACGCTGCTTGACGGCAAGTACCATGACGTCGACTCGTCGGCTCTCGCCTTCGAAATCGCCGCCAAGGCCTGCTTCCGTGAAGGCATGAAGAATGCCGGCCCCGTGATCCTTGAGCCGATCATGGACGTCGAAATCACGACCCCGAACGATCACGTCGGTGACGTGGTAGGCGACCTTAACCGTCGTCGCGGCATCATCCAGAGCCAGGAGACGGCCGGTTCGACCGTCATGATCCGCGCTCAGGTGCCGCTGAAGGAAATGTTCGGCTACATCTCGCATCTGCGTTCGGCCACCAAGGGCCGCGCGTCGTTCACGATGCAGTTCCATCATTATGATCCGGTGCCGCGCAACGTGGCCGACGAGATCATGGCGAAGAGCGCCTGA